The genomic region GCCGCTGGTGGACTACATCTCGCCGACCGGCGGCGGCTACTTCTTCGTGCTGCCGGGCGCGCGCGACACCAACGACTGGCTCGGCCGGGGGATGTTCGCGGCCGCCTGATCCCTCCGTGCACCCCCTGCTGCCGCCTCGGGCCCCGGGCCCGAGGCGGCACTGTCACAGGTGGCGGCGATGATGGGGCACGTCAAGGTGACACTCGGACGGAAGGCGCGGGTGATGGGTGAGCTGAGCTGGGCCTGCGGTCCGTTGACGGCATTCGATCTGGAGACCACGGGGACGGACGTCGAGCACGACCGGATCGTCACCGCGGCGTTGATCAGACTGGAGGACGCCACGGCGCCGCCCAGCGCGCGCACTTGGCTGCTCGACCCGGGGATGGCGATACCCGACGGGGCGGCCGCCATCCACGGCATCTCCACCGAGTACGCCCGGGCCCACGGTGGCCCGGCCGCCGAGGGCGTCGAGGAGATCACCCGAGCGGTGGCCGAGTCGCTTTCCTCGGGCATCCCGCTGGTGATCATGAACGCCAGGTACGACCTCTCGCTGCTGGACCGCGAGTGCCGCCGACACGGCGTCACACCGCTCTCCGCGCGGTTGGGCGGCGCCCTCTCGCCGGTGATCGACCCGCTGGTGCTGGACAAGAACCTGGACCGCTACCGCAAGGGCAAGCGCAACCTCCAGGCGCTCTGCGAGCACTACGGGGTGCCGCTGGACCACGCGCACGAGGCCGGTGCCGACGCGGTGGCCGCCGCCGGGGTGGCCCGCCGGCTCGGCGAGCTCTTCCCGGCCGCCGGCGCCGTCTCGGCGGCCGAGCTGCACGAGCTCCAGGTGCGGGCGGCGGCCGAGCAAGCGGCTTCCTTCGAGCAGTACCTGCGGCGCACCTCCGACCCGCGGGCCTCGGTGGAACCGGCCTGGCCGGTGATTCCGTACGCGGTGGTCGGGTAGCAGTCTGACGGTACGTCAGATGATCGCGCGGCAGTGGGACTTGGACTCGGTGCAGAGCCGGGCGTCGATGTGGTCGTCCTGGTGGTAGCGGCCGTCGTTGGGGTAGCGGGTGTGATACTCCACGAGGGTGGCCACCTGGTCCGGGCCGGGCTGGATGGTGCGCTGGTGGACCGGGCTGTACAGCGGGTCGCCGGTGAGACTGACCTTCTCGACGGTGTTCAACCAGACCGAGAAGAACTCGAACCCGGCCTGGGAGGCGACCATGCCGGGTGCGTTTCCATTCCCCTTGTCCTGGGTGAGCGTGGACACCCTGGTGTACATGCTGCAGACCCCCAGGGCAAGAAGTGCCAGCGCTGTCACAGCCGTTGCGGTTCTTCGTCCCACGGCGTCCCCCCCACGGTGCCTGCCCCGGACGGGTCCTAGCCCGCCGGGAAGTCGAAGGTGTACCCCTGCTGGACCAGCCACGGAAGCAGCTGGCCCAGCGCGGCGACGGTCTGGCTGCGGTCGCCGCCGCCGTCGTGCATCAGGATGATGCCACCGGGCTTGAGCTGCTTCTGGGCGGTGGCGAGGATCTTGTCGGCACCGGGCTTGGCCCAGTCACGGGTGTCCACGGTCCAGCCGAGCGGGCGCAGGCCGTCCTGCACGGCGATCTGGCGGTTCTCGGCGCTGAAGTCGCCGCCGGGCGCCCGGAACCAGCCGACCTGGGTGCCCGGGCCGCCGGCCTGGATGATCATGTCCTTGGCCGCGGTGATCTCGAAGACCTGGCGGTCGTGCAGCAGCGTGTGCATCGGCTGCGGGTGGTGCACGGTGTGGTCGCAGAGGCGGTGGCCGTCGGCCAGGATCCGCTTGACCAGGGCCGGGTTGGCGGTGGCCTGCGGGCCGATCTCGCAGAAGGTCGCCTTGGCGTGGTACTGCGCCAGCAGGTCGAGGATCGGGCCGGTGGCCGGGCCCGGGCCGTCGTCGAAGGTGAGGGCGACGGTCCTGCCGTTGCCCGGGCCGGTGGCGGTCGAGTAGACGATCGCGGAGCCGGGGGCGTCCGGCGCGGGCAGCGGCGCGGCCGCGGTGGTCGCGGGGGAGCCGGGGGTGCTCGGGGCGCTGGGAGTGCCGGGAGCGCCGGTTGCGCCGGGGGTGCCGCTCGGGTGCCTGGTCGGCTCGGCCGCGGCGCCGGTCTGGGTGCCGGTCGGGCTGCTCGGACCGGTGGGGCTGCTGCTCGGGCTCGGCACGGCGCTCGGGCTGCCGCTCGTGCTGCTCAGGGTCAGGTTCGCGGTCGGGCGGGCCTGGGACTGGGTGGCGCCCTGGGCGGCGCCGCACGCGCAGGCGAGGGCGAGCGTGAGGACTGCCGCGCAGCCCGCGGCGGCGCGACGGAGCGGGGTGCGGCGGGTGCCGAGGTCCGACATGCGGCAGCTCCTGACGTGGTACCTGCCGCCCGGTGTGGATGCGGCTGCTCCCTACGACGATGGCTGCTCAACAGGCAGTTCCGAAAGGATGTAAGTATCTTGAGATCTTTCTCACCGGCAGCTGGGAGCCCGCTCTCAGAACGCCTGCCAGCGCACCGAAGGGTCCGCCTCGCGCAGTGAGGCCACCCGGCGCCGGAACTCGGCCAGAGCCGCCGCGTTGCCCGGCACGTGCTGCGCCACCCAGGCCGCGCCCGCCGTCTCCCGGGCCGCCTGCAGCACCCCGCAGCCGGCCCAGTCCCGGACGTCCCAGCCGTAGCCGCGGGTGAAGGCGAGGTAGTCCTCCTCCGGCACGCCGTAGCGCAGGCAGCCGAGGGCGAGTACCACCAGGTCGTGCTCGCGCAGGTCGTCCGCCACGGTCTCCAGGTCCAGCAGGATCGGTCCGTCCGGGCCCAGGTGGACGTTGCGCGGCAGGGCGTCGCCGTGGATCACGCCGGTGGGCAGCAGCGGGACCAGGGTGGGGATCTCCTCGGTCAGCTCCGCGGCCCGCTTGAGCAGGAAGTCGGCGTCGGCCGGGTCGAGGTGCCCCTCGGCGGACCGCAGCCAGCGCGGTACCGGGGCC from Kitasatospora azatica KCTC 9699 harbors:
- a CDS encoding phosphotransferase enzyme family protein, with product MQDRTEPRFDEPRARALLALACATAGLPDPSGARLLAFGENAVFDLGAPALVAKVGRSGALTGRAAHELTVARWLDGAGIPVVRPADDLADQPAGTPVDAAGHPVTFWHRLAPAVRPAGFGDLGPLLRALHLLSAPPAPVAPLPRRELLAPVPRWLRSAEGHLDPADADFLLKRAAELTEEIPTLVPLLPTGVIHGDALPRNVHLGPDGPILLDLETVADDLREHDLVVLALGCLRYGVPEEDYLAFTRGYGWDVRDWAGCGVLQAARETAGAAWVAQHVPGNAAALAEFRRRVASLREADPSVRWQAF
- a CDS encoding 3'-5' exonuclease, with the protein product MSWACGPLTAFDLETTGTDVEHDRIVTAALIRLEDATAPPSARTWLLDPGMAIPDGAAAIHGISTEYARAHGGPAAEGVEEITRAVAESLSSGIPLVIMNARYDLSLLDRECRRHGVTPLSARLGGALSPVIDPLVLDKNLDRYRKGKRNLQALCEHYGVPLDHAHEAGADAVAAAGVARRLGELFPAAGAVSAAELHELQVRAAAEQAASFEQYLRRTSDPRASVEPAWPVIPYAVVG
- a CDS encoding polysaccharide deacetylase family protein → MSDLGTRRTPLRRAAAGCAAVLTLALACACGAAQGATQSQARPTANLTLSSTSGSPSAVPSPSSSPTGPSSPTGTQTGAAAEPTRHPSGTPGATGAPGTPSAPSTPGSPATTAAAPLPAPDAPGSAIVYSTATGPGNGRTVALTFDDGPGPATGPILDLLAQYHAKATFCEIGPQATANPALVKRILADGHRLCDHTVHHPQPMHTLLHDRQVFEITAAKDMIIQAGGPGTQVGWFRAPGGDFSAENRQIAVQDGLRPLGWTVDTRDWAKPGADKILATAQKQLKPGGIILMHDGGGDRSQTVAALGQLLPWLVQQGYTFDFPAG